The Rhizobium viscosum genomic sequence CCACGGATGTACTGGCGCGCGCAGACGATGACTGAGGCCAGGCACACCTGGCCGGGGAAGGTCGGGAGCAGTCCCGGCCTTTTATTTTTCATTTCATGAGGGTAGAACCACATGGTAAGCCGTCGTTACCGGCCGGGTGACACCATCATGCTCAAGCATGGCGTTCTCGGCGGTGCCCAGCCTTCGGGTTCCGGCAACATTCTAATGGTCCTGCCCGCCGCGCAGGGCTTCGTCCATTATCGTGTGCGGTTCGAGAACGAGAATTTTGAGCGCAGCATCCGCCAGGATGATATAGACGTCGCGGCATCGCCTTCGTCGCCCTTGCCCTTCGAAGTACGGGGGCCTCTCGAAGTGCGGGCGGCGCCCGAAAGTTCAAAATCGAGCTGGATCAATTCGAATTCGATCCGCATCAGGAAATAACAGCAGCAACGCTGATTAAGGAGAAATCTTGCAGGTACTCGTCCGAGACAACAATGTCGATCAGGCCCTCCGCGTGCTCAAGAAGAAGCTGCAGCGCGAAGGTGTGTTCCGCGAAATGAAGGAACGCAGCGCCTATGAAAAGCCGTCGGAAAAGCGCGCCCGTGAAAAGGGTGAAGCGATCCGCCGCGCCCGCAAGCTCGCCCGCAAGCAGGCGCAGCGCGAAGGCCTGCTGCCGGCGCCGAAGAAGAAGGTGATTGCCCGCGGCCGCTGACGCCTTCCCGGTCTCCCGTTCCATCGACAAGGAGGAAACATGACCGAGACGAAAGACACTTTCTTCAAGCCCGAAAAGCTTTCGCCGCAGGCGAAGGCCGAGCAGACGACGTCTGTCGCCAAGGGCATCCTCGAAAGCGAAGCTGCCGCCCGGCAAAAGAAGACGGAAAAGCTGCGCGCGCTGAGGCTCGCCCAGCCAGCCCCCGAGCCGCCGGCAAAGAAGACCAGGGCGCCGAAGAAGGGGTAGGGGCTTTCGGGCCTCGCCTTGCTATGGCTTTGGTATGATCGATATTTTGAGGTGGTGCTCCGGTTTTGGGAGTGCCGCCTTTTTGCGGTTGGGCTATTGCGCCGAAATCGGCATATGAGCGGGCTTAAGCTTCGTAACTTTTGTGTTGTGCCGTGAGGCACCCCCCTCTGCCCTGCCGGGCATCTCCCCCACAAGGGGGGAGATTGGCTGGACGCACCGGCTTGCCCAACCAATGAGCGTCCTGCATGGCAAACCGTCAGTGATGTGCGAAGGTCGAGCCACTTGTCGATCTCCCCCCTTGTGGGGGAGATGCCCGGCAGGGCAGAGGGGGGTGCCACACGGAACGCCCGCTCGTTGGGCTGGGGCGGGTAGCTGATCCGCCCGGCTCATGGGGCTGCGATCGTCGTGCAGGCCACATTTCCAAAGCGGTCAAGAAAAGGCCGAGGTTCCAAGCCCCGGCCTTCTGAAAGATGGCGATCGGTTGCGGATTTCAATGCAAGGTGACGGCTCGCTCCGGCACGGAGATCTCTTCCTCTGCGAGGCCGCTGAGTGCGACGACCACCTCGTCAATGGACCAGCCGACGCTCAGAGCATGGTCGATCAGTTGGTGAAAGTCCGTTCCGAGGTAATCCTTGCAATCGTCAAGACGATCTGCGGAAATAATGATTGTGCGTGAATTCAGGACCTTGGTCATGGCCTCATCCTTTGCTGCGAATATAACCGGCGTGACCGGTTATAGTTCCCACTCCACAGCATGTTCTCGGATGAATACTTAACAGCCTGCGAATTATTTCCGGGTCTCGGGAACAGTTCCTGCGCTCTTCAGTTCGGGCCGGAACGGATGAATCCGCTTGAAGCCGAGTATTGGATGCGAACGGCACGGGGCGGCGCGAAGGCCTGCTGGCCCGCGAGCCGTCGGCAAAGAAGACCAGGGCGTCGAAGAAGGGTAGGACTTTTAGACTCTGTCACTTTTGCGTTGTGCTGCGGGGTACCCCTCTGTCCTGCCCGGCAGGACAGAGGGGGTGCCACACGGAACGCCCGCTCATGGGAAGGTTTTGACGCACCAATCAGCGCCATCCACACCTCACCCAGATCCCTTCAGTTCCGCACCTCGAAGATCATGTTGAACGGCGTCTCGCTCGCCCTGCGGAAGTGGTGGTATCCGGCATCCAGCGCCACCTTGCGCAGT encodes the following:
- a CDS encoding cold-shock protein, which codes for MVSRRYRPGDTIMLKHGVLGGAQPSGSGNILMVLPAAQGFVHYRVRFENENFERSIRQDDIDVAASPSSPLPFEVRGPLEVRAAPESSKSSWINSNSIRIRK
- the rpsU gene encoding 30S ribosomal protein S21 — translated: MQVLVRDNNVDQALRVLKKKLQREGVFREMKERSAYEKPSEKRAREKGEAIRRARKLARKQAQREGLLPAPKKKVIARGR